The window CTACCCGCAGCTCGACGAGCACGACCGCAAGGAGCGGGCCGAGGCCCGCATCCTGCGGGTGACCACCGGCCAGTAACGGCCGGGCACGTCCTGCGCACGCCCGGGATCCCGGCGGCCGACCGCCGCCGGGGCCCCGGGCGCGGATCCGGGCCCGGGTGGCACCGGAGCAGGGGCCCCACCGCGGGCGCACCACCGAAGAGTCGGCGTTCGACGTTCTACAGGACAGGTTGAAGCGGCGTGAGAGAACAAGTTCCGGTGCGCATCGGCGACCGTTCGTACGACGTGCTCATCGGCCCGGGAGTGCGCTCCTCGCTGGCCGAGGTGATCCGGGGGCTCGGTGCCCGGCGGGTGGCGGTGGTGTCGGCGCGCCCCGCCCAGTGGGTGCCCGACACGGGTGTCGAGACCCTGCTGCTGCCCGCCCGGGACGGCGAGCCGGACAAGAACCTCGCCACCGTCGAGGCGCTCTGCGCGGAGTTCGTGCGGTTCGGGCTGACCCGCTCCGACGCCGTGGTCTCCTGCGGCGGCGGCACCACCACCGACGTGGTCGGCCTGGCGGCGGCCCTCTACCACCGCGGGGTGCCCGTCGTGCACCTGCCGACCACGCTGCTGGCCCAGGTGGACGCCAGCGTCGGCGGCAAGACGGCGGTCAACCTGCCGTCCGGCAAGAACCTGGTGGGCGCCTACTGGCAGCCCGCCGCGGTGCTCTGCGACACCGACTACCTGGCGACGCTGCCGCACCGCGAGATGCTCAACGGCCTCGGCGAGATCGCCCGGTGCCACTTCATCGGCGCCGGCGACCTGCGCCCGCTGGCCCTGGCGGACCGGATCGCCGCCAGCGTGACGCTCAAGGCCGGCATCGTCTCGGCCGACGAACGCGACACCGGACTTCGGCACCTGCTCAACTACGGCCACACCCTGGGCCACGCCCTGGAGGTGGCCACCGACTTCGCGCTGCGCCACGGCGAGGCGGTCGCCGTCGGCACCGTCTTCGCGGGCCTGCTCGCGGGCGTCCTGGACCGGATCGACCCCGCCCGGGTGGACGAGCACCGGGCGGTCGTCGCCTCCTACGGCCTGCCCGGCGCGCTGCCCGAGGGCGTGCGGCCGGGCGAACTGGTCGAGCTGATGCGGCGGGACAAGAAGGCCCTCAGCGGGCTGGCCTTCGTGCTGGACGGCCCGGCGGGCGCGGAACTGGTCCACGACGTGCCCGAGCGGGCCGTCCTGGAGGCCCTGGCGCGGATGCCGCGCCGGCCGCTCACCCGGCTCGTCGGGCACGGCGCCGACGGGCCCGCCGGGACGGGGGCGGCGGTGTCATGAGGCACTCACCACGGCGGCCGCCCGGCGGCCCGCCGGCCGCGCGGACCGGCCCGGCGGAACGGCTGCTCGCCGACCGCCTCGCCGCCGCGCTGGCCAGGCCCGCCGCGCAGCAGCCCGGCTGGCCGGACCGGGCCCGCGCGCAGGAGGTCGTCGCCAGGCTGCGCGCCGCCGCACCGATCGTCACGCCCGCCGAGACCGCGCGGCTCGCCGAGCGGCTGGCGGCCGTCGCCCGGGGCGAGGCCTTCCTGCTCCAGGGCGGCGACTGCGCGGAGACCTTCGCCGACAACACCGAGCCGCACCTGCGCGCCAACCTCGGCCTGCTGCAGCGGATGGCCCTGGTGCTCGCCCACACCACCGGACTGCCGGTGGTGCCGGTCGCCCGGGCAGCCGGCCAGTACGCCAAGCCGCGCTCCCACCAGGTCGACGCCCACGGCCTGCCGGTCTACCGGGGCGACATCGTCAACGGCGTCGAACCCACGCCCGCCGCCCGCACCCCGGACCCGGAGCGGATGCTGCGGGCCCACGCCGAGGCCTCGCGGACGGTGGCCATCGCCCGCCGGCTCCGCCGGGACGGCCTGGGCGACCCGCACGCGCTGCACGCCGAGAACCTCCGCTTCGTCCGCGACGCGCCCGGGGGCCACCGGTACGCGCCGGCGGCCGAGGAGATCGGCCGCGGCCTGGGCCTCCCGGCCGGCCCGGGAGCCGACGGCGGGACGGCGCCCGGGAGCGAGGTCTACGTCAGCCACGAGGCCCTGCTGCTGGACTACGAGAGCGCCCTGCTCCGGGTGACGGACGACGGGCCGGAGCCGCTGTACTCCAGCGGACTGGCGCACTTCCTCTGGATCGGCGAGCGCACCCGCGGGCCCGAGGACGCGCACATCGCCTTCGCGGAGCTGCTGGCCAACCCGATCGGCGTGAAGATCGGCCCGGGCACCACCCCCGAGCAGGCGGTCGAGTACGTGCGCCGGCTCGACCCGCACGGCACCCCCGGGCGGCTGACGCTGATCAGCCGGATGGGGCACGCGCGGGTCCGCGAGGTGCTCCCGCCGATCGTCGAGAAGGTCACCGCCTCCGGCCACCAGGTGGTCTGGCAGTGCGACCCGATGCACGGCAACTCCCGCACCGCGGACAACGGGTACAAGACCCGCCACTACGACCACGTCGTCGAGGAGATCGCCGGCTTCCTCGACGTCCACCGCGCGCTCGGCACCCACCCCGGCGGCCTCCACCTGGAGTCGACCGGCGAGGACGTCACCGAGTGCCTCGGCGGCGCCCGGGGGATCGCCGAGCACGAGCTGCCCGGCAACTACCGGACCGCCTGCGATCCGCGCCTGAACGCCGAGCAGTCGATGGAACTCGCCTTCACCGTCGCGGAGATGTTCGCGGAGACGGTCGCACAGGGCACCGCACCCCGCCCCGGGAGGCCACGATGACCGACGCCCCGCAGCACGCCGTCCCGCCCGGCCCGCCGATCGGCGGGGCCACCCGGCTGTACGCCGTCCTCGGCGACCCGGTCGCCCAGGTGCAGTCACCCGGGCTGCTGAACCCGCTGTTCGCCCGGCTCGGCATCGACGCGGTGCTCGTCCCGGTGCACGCCCGGCCGGGGGACCTGGCCACGGTGGTCCGCGGCCTGCAGCACATCGGCAACCTGGACGGCCTGTTCGTCACCGTGCCGCACAAGGCCGCCGCCGCCGGCCTCGCCGACCGGCGCAGCCGCACCGTGGAGATCACCGGCACCGCCAACGTGCTGCGCCGCGAACCCGACGGCGGCTGGCTCGCCGAGAACTTCGACGGCTCCGGCTTCGTCGCGGGCCTGGCGCGGGCCGGCCACGACGTCCGCGGCCGCCGGGTCGCGCTGGCCGGCGCCGGCGGGGCGGGCAGCGCCATCGCGGCCGCCGTGCTCGGCGCGGGCGCGGAGCGGCTCGCCGTCACCGACCCGGACGGGCCCCGGCTGGCCGCGCTCGTCGCACGGCTGGCCGAGCACTGGCCCGGCCGGGTCCGGGCCTCGGCCGAACCGCCCCTGCACGACAGCGACATCGCGGTGAACGCCAGCCCGCTGGGCCTGCGCCCGGGCGACCCGCTGCCGTTCCGGCCGGACGCCCTCGCGCCCGGCGCCGTGGTGGCGGACATCATCATGCAACCGAGGGAGACGCCGCTGCTGCGGCTGGCGGCCGCCCTGGGGTTCGACGTCCACCACGGAATCCACATGCTGAACGGTCAGGTGGACGAGTACCGCGCATTCTTCGGGCTGCGCTGACGGGTGATCGGCAGGTCGGGGCCGACGACTACCAGAACGAGGGATGCGGGCCGCCGAGGGCGGCGCCTACTGTGAGGCCGCAATACCTTGCGTGAAATCCCAGGGGCCATTGTTCCGCTCTTCCGTCGGCCACGCGCCCCGCCCGCTCAATCCCGCCAGG of the Kitasatospora sp. NBC_01246 genome contains:
- a CDS encoding 3-dehydroquinate synthase family protein, with the protein product MREQVPVRIGDRSYDVLIGPGVRSSLAEVIRGLGARRVAVVSARPAQWVPDTGVETLLLPARDGEPDKNLATVEALCAEFVRFGLTRSDAVVSCGGGTTTDVVGLAAALYHRGVPVVHLPTTLLAQVDASVGGKTAVNLPSGKNLVGAYWQPAAVLCDTDYLATLPHREMLNGLGEIARCHFIGAGDLRPLALADRIAASVTLKAGIVSADERDTGLRHLLNYGHTLGHALEVATDFALRHGEAVAVGTVFAGLLAGVLDRIDPARVDEHRAVVASYGLPGALPEGVRPGELVELMRRDKKALSGLAFVLDGPAGAELVHDVPERAVLEALARMPRRPLTRLVGHGADGPAGTGAAVS
- a CDS encoding 3-deoxy-7-phosphoheptulonate synthase class II, which encodes MRHSPRRPPGGPPAARTGPAERLLADRLAAALARPAAQQPGWPDRARAQEVVARLRAAAPIVTPAETARLAERLAAVARGEAFLLQGGDCAETFADNTEPHLRANLGLLQRMALVLAHTTGLPVVPVARAAGQYAKPRSHQVDAHGLPVYRGDIVNGVEPTPAARTPDPERMLRAHAEASRTVAIARRLRRDGLGDPHALHAENLRFVRDAPGGHRYAPAAEEIGRGLGLPAGPGADGGTAPGSEVYVSHEALLLDYESALLRVTDDGPEPLYSSGLAHFLWIGERTRGPEDAHIAFAELLANPIGVKIGPGTTPEQAVEYVRRLDPHGTPGRLTLISRMGHARVREVLPPIVEKVTASGHQVVWQCDPMHGNSRTADNGYKTRHYDHVVEEIAGFLDVHRALGTHPGGLHLESTGEDVTECLGGARGIAEHELPGNYRTACDPRLNAEQSMELAFTVAEMFAETVAQGTAPRPGRPR
- a CDS encoding shikimate dehydrogenase family protein → MTDAPQHAVPPGPPIGGATRLYAVLGDPVAQVQSPGLLNPLFARLGIDAVLVPVHARPGDLATVVRGLQHIGNLDGLFVTVPHKAAAAGLADRRSRTVEITGTANVLRREPDGGWLAENFDGSGFVAGLARAGHDVRGRRVALAGAGGAGSAIAAAVLGAGAERLAVTDPDGPRLAALVARLAEHWPGRVRASAEPPLHDSDIAVNASPLGLRPGDPLPFRPDALAPGAVVADIIMQPRETPLLRLAAALGFDVHHGIHMLNGQVDEYRAFFGLR